One part of the Parabacteroides distasonis ATCC 8503 genome encodes these proteins:
- a CDS encoding pyridoxal phosphate-dependent aminotransferase, with the protein MKNTPVDYQTARRIIDGFGLPDFGKATIREVVAISTQLEQETGTEFIHMEMGVPGLKAAQVGVDAEIEALRNGIASIYPNINGTPEVKKQASRFIKAFINIDIDPECCVPVTGSMQGTYASFLTAGQCTPGKDTILFIDPGFPVQKQQIAVMGYKYESFDVYEYRGERLREALEAHLSKGNIAAMIYSNPNNPAWFCLTDEELKIIGEMANKYDVIVIEDLAYFAMDFRKDLGCPFEPPYQASVARYTDNYIMQISGSKAFSYAGQRIGVTAISNKLYHRSYPGLTQRYGGGTFGTVYIHRVLYALSSGTSHSAQFALAAMFKAAADGTFDFVSQVKEYGRRAEKLKKIFTDHGFTIVYDHDLDQPIADGFYFTIGYPGMTGGQLMEELVYYGVSAISLSTTGSNQQGLRACTSFIKDHQYDLLDERLRLFEENHQA; encoded by the coding sequence ATGAAAAATACTCCTGTAGACTATCAGACAGCCAGACGGATTATCGATGGCTTTGGACTTCCCGATTTTGGGAAAGCGACTATCCGGGAGGTAGTTGCCATATCCACGCAATTGGAACAAGAAACGGGAACCGAGTTCATCCATATGGAAATGGGCGTACCGGGCTTGAAAGCCGCTCAAGTAGGCGTAGACGCTGAGATCGAAGCCCTTCGTAACGGTATAGCGTCTATCTACCCGAACATCAACGGAACTCCCGAAGTGAAAAAGCAAGCTTCCCGCTTTATCAAGGCGTTTATAAATATAGATATAGACCCGGAGTGTTGCGTACCCGTAACCGGTTCCATGCAGGGCACATACGCCTCTTTCCTTACGGCCGGACAATGTACGCCGGGAAAAGACACCATCTTGTTTATCGACCCCGGATTCCCCGTGCAGAAACAGCAAATAGCCGTTATGGGCTATAAATATGAGTCGTTCGACGTATACGAATATCGTGGCGAGCGATTGCGTGAGGCCTTGGAAGCGCATCTTTCCAAAGGCAATATTGCTGCGATGATCTATTCCAACCCGAACAATCCGGCTTGGTTTTGCCTCACCGACGAGGAGTTGAAGATCATCGGCGAGATGGCCAACAAATACGACGTGATCGTCATAGAAGATCTCGCCTATTTTGCCATGGATTTCCGCAAGGACCTCGGATGTCCTTTCGAGCCTCCTTACCAAGCGAGCGTAGCCCGTTATACCGATAATTATATCATGCAGATATCCGGCTCTAAGGCGTTCAGCTATGCCGGACAGCGTATCGGCGTGACAGCGATCTCCAATAAACTTTACCATCGCTCCTATCCGGGATTGACTCAGCGTTATGGAGGTGGTACGTTCGGTACGGTATATATCCACCGTGTCTTATACGCCCTATCTTCCGGAACCAGCCACTCGGCCCAATTCGCCTTAGCCGCTATGTTCAAGGCCGCCGCAGACGGTACGTTCGACTTTGTCTCGCAAGTGAAAGAATACGGACGTCGTGCGGAGAAACTAAAGAAGATTTTTACGGATCATGGTTTCACAATCGTTTATGATCACGATCTGGACCAACCGATAGCCGACGGTTTCTATTTCACGATCGGTTACCCGGGAATGACCGGCGGACAATTGATGGAAGAGCTGGTTTATTACGGAGTAAGCGCCATATCATTAAGTACCACAGGCAGTAACCAACAAGGACTACGGGCTTGTACCTCTTTCATAAAAGATCACCAATATGATTTGCTGGACGAAAGACTGAGATTATTCGAGGAAAATCATCAAGCATAA
- a CDS encoding YqgE/AlgH family protein, producing the protein MASYKNIFKITHNDVLPIQGSILIAEPFLQDAYFQRSVVLLIEHTEHGSMGFVLNKKTDLIVNSFFKEFAEFPEIPIYLGGPVSPNRLFFIHSLGDNIIPDALKINDYLYFDGDFNALKRYILNGHPIDGKVKFFLGYSGWTEGQLNHEIKRNSWAVSHITTDNILSADGEGYWKDSVELLGNDYKTWTKYPKDPYLN; encoded by the coding sequence ATGGCATCTTATAAAAATATATTTAAAATAACACATAACGATGTCCTTCCTATTCAAGGAAGTATTCTGATTGCCGAGCCTTTTTTACAAGATGCCTATTTCCAACGTTCCGTCGTATTATTAATAGAGCATACGGAACACGGATCGATGGGATTTGTCTTGAATAAAAAAACGGATCTTATCGTAAACTCTTTTTTCAAGGAGTTTGCCGAATTTCCGGAGATACCGATTTATCTGGGGGGGCCGGTCAGCCCCAACCGTTTGTTCTTTATTCATTCCTTAGGGGATAATATCATTCCGGACGCGTTAAAGATCAATGATTATTTATATTTCGACGGGGATTTCAACGCATTGAAACGATACATCCTCAACGGGCACCCAATCGATGGGAAAGTGAAGTTTTTCTTGGGATATTCCGGATGGACCGAAGGGCAATTAAACCATGAAATCAAACGGAACTCGTGGGCCGTAAGCCATATCACCACCGATAATATCCTGTCTGCCGACGGGGAGGGCTATTGGAAAGATTCCGTAGAATTATTAGGCAATGATTATAAAACTTGGACAAAATATCCGAAGGACCCGTATTTAAATTAA